The Cyclobacterium amurskyense genome contains the following window.
GCTTTTATTGCCCTACAGGGAAAAATCCCAGAGATTAAAGATTTTGAGTGGGGAACGAACAATAGTCCCGAAGGGCTTAACAAGGGTTTGACGCATTGCTTTTTTGTTACTTTTGAAAGTGAAGAAGATAGAGAAATTTATTTGCCTCACCCTGCACACAAAGCCTTTGTGGAGGTTTTAAGTCCTCATTTAGAGGATGTGACCGTAGTGGATTATTGGACCAAGTAAAACTTAAAAAAAGCCTTTCTTTATGAAAGGCTTTTTTTATTACCTAGGAGTGATTTTAGACGGGGATCAATGCTTGTGAGGGAGTGTTTTTTCCTCCATGCTTACATCCTTTCCTTTACGTATTTGCATGCGATAGTAAACCAATACTTCTTCAGCACCAGCATTTAGAACAGCTTCTTGGGCTTCCTTTGCTATTGCCATCAATTTAGTTTCAGGACCTTCCATGACAGTCTCAAATGGTGTGACTTCGTAAGGCACCCCTGAAGCGGCAATGACTGCAATGGCTTTGTCCACCAATTGATAGCTGTCAAGTGTTTTACTTTTTGGTACGATTTGAATACCCAGATTAATGTTCTTCATCTTCTTATTTATTATAAAAGTTCATGGTTTTTTCTAGGCCAATAGTGCTGAAAGCTGTGATCACTTCGATGGCTTTGTCCATATAGATAGGTAAGGTGTCAATTTCTTCTTGTGACCATTTTCCCAATACATAATCTATCTGTCTTCCTTTTGGGAAATCGTCACCAATTCCAAACCTAAGTCGAGAATAATTCTGCCCTCCTGTCAGTTCTTCAATGTTCTTCAATCCGTTATGGCCAGCACTTGAGCCTTTGGGCTTCAACCGAAGTTTACCAAATGGAAGTGCTAAATCGTCGACCACCACAAGCACATTCTCTTTTGGAATTTTTAAAGCTTTCATCCAGTAGTTAACAGCTTTTCCACTTAGGTTCATATAAGTGGTAGGTTTGATCAAATGGATTTGACGGCCTTTGTGTTTTAGCAGACAGGTGAAGGCTAGCCGATCACTTTCCCAGCTTAGTTTATTTTCATCAGCCAGTCTGTCTAATATTAGAAAGCCAACATTATGTCGGGTCAATTCGTACTCTGGGCCAATATTTCCTAACCCTACTACAAGGTATTTCATGCGTTTGGTTTGACTTTTTCAGGTGTTAACTTGGGGAATAATTAACTTGCTTAATCCCCATCTTTCTCTTTATACTACTCTCTTAACAAAGTGTTATAAAGTATATAACAGGCTCTTTAGTTGAAATTCAGTTTTTTAAATCATTGGAATAGGAAGACATAAATCTAAGATTGATGAGCCATCTTACTTTTTAGCAAATATGCCAAGCTTACCCCAAGGTCCTATTCTTGGCTAAAATAGCTTAAAATGGGTATGGAAATAGAGATAGGAACATTGAAAACTTATTTTAACCCGGATTATGT
Protein-coding sequences here:
- a CDS encoding Dabb family protein, whose protein sequence is MKRLFSIAVVLLLVAGCQPKEIKETKEEPKEMKETVSADKPLLRHVVLFSFKEEASPSDIKGVEDAFIALQGKIPEIKDFEWGTNNSPEGLNKGLTHCFFVTFESEEDREIYLPHPAHKAFVEVLSPHLEDVTVVDYWTK
- a CDS encoding thiamine-binding protein, producing the protein MKNINLGIQIVPKSKTLDSYQLVDKAIAVIAASGVPYEVTPFETVMEGPETKLMAIAKEAQEAVLNAGAEEVLVYYRMQIRKGKDVSMEEKTLPHKH
- the pth gene encoding aminoacyl-tRNA hydrolase: MKYLVVGLGNIGPEYELTRHNVGFLILDRLADENKLSWESDRLAFTCLLKHKGRQIHLIKPTTYMNLSGKAVNYWMKALKIPKENVLVVVDDLALPFGKLRLKPKGSSAGHNGLKNIEELTGGQNYSRLRFGIGDDFPKGRQIDYVLGKWSQEEIDTLPIYMDKAIEVITAFSTIGLEKTMNFYNK